TTGATCCAAATAGGGTTACGGCGCGCCCGTCGCAATTTGCGACCGGTTCGTTCGGGGGCCGGCGGAAGCGTCCTTTCGCCTTCACCGAACACGGCGCCATCATGGCCGCAAATGTTCTTAACAGCCCCGCAGCCATCACCATGAGCGTGTACGTCGTCCGCGCCTTCATCCAGATGCGCGAACAAATCGTGGCGAATGCTGAAATCCTCAAGCGTCTCGCCGAAATCGACAAGACCCTGCTCAAACACGACAAATC
This portion of the Candidatus Hydrogenedentota bacterium genome encodes:
- a CDS encoding ORF6N domain-containing protein, which encodes MKQNKPIESLILTIRGHKVILDADLADLYGVTTKRLNEQVKRNAERFPSDFVFQLANKEWRNLKSQIATSSLQLIDPNRVTARPSQFATGSFGGRRKRPFAFTEHGAIMAANVLNSPAAITMSVYVVRAFIQMREQIVANAEILKRLAEIDKTLLKHDKS